One stretch of Erythrolamprus reginae isolate rEryReg1 chromosome 7, rEryReg1.hap1, whole genome shotgun sequence DNA includes these proteins:
- the LOC139170578 gene encoding alcohol dehydrogenase 1B-like, producing MSTAGKVIKCKAAVIWKPKEPFSIVEIEVAPPKAREVRIKILASGICGSDSHVLRGAVKTKLPIILGHEAVGVVESVGEGITSMKPGDQVIPIFLPQCGKCSTCLHPTGNLCKIDRGSGLMEDGTSRFTYQGKPLHNFVGTSTFTEYTVVHEDSVVKIDAAAGPPEKVCLISCGFSTGYGAAIKAAKVRPGSTCAVFGLGGVGLSTVMGCKEAGASRIIGIDINKDKFPKAKEIGVTDCINPKDFQKPINEVIFDMTGGDGVEYSFEAIGKSETMLAALNSCQLNYGKCFIVGVPATDSEVTFSPGLLFSGRTWKGTLFGDWKSKDTVPLLVSDFMNKRFNLDPLITHILPFEKINEGFDLLHSGKSIRCVLTF from the exons ATGAGCACTGCAGGGAAA GTAATCAAATGTAAGGCAGCAGTAATCTGGAAACCTAAAGAACCATTTAGTATTGTGGAAATAGAAGTAGCTCCACCAAAAGCACGTGAAGTTCGCATCAAG ATTTTGGCTTCTGGAATCTGTGGCTCAGATTCCCACGTTTTAAGAGGTGCAGTAAAGACAAAATTACCTATTATTCTCGGACATGAAGCAGTTGGCGTGGTTGAGAGTGTGGGGGAAGGTATTACCAGTATGAAACCAG GAGACCAAGTCATTCCGATCTTTCTCCCCCAATGTGGCAAATGTAGTACTTGTCTGCATCCCACAGGTAACCTCTGCAAGATAGATCG AGGGTCTGGATTAATGGAGGATGGCACAAGTAGATTCACTTACCAAGGAAAACCACTGCACAATTTTGTTGGCACCAGCACTTTTACAGAATATACGGTGGTGCACGAGGATTCGGTGGTCAAAATCGATGCTGCAGCCGGACCGCCTGAAAAAGTGTGCCTTATCAGCTGTGGGTTTTCTACTGGCTATGGTGCTGCCATAAAGGCTGCAAAG GTGCGGCCTGGTTCTACCTGTGCCGTTTTTGGACTCGGAGGAGTTGGTCTCTCAACGGTCATGGGCTGCAAGGAAGCTGGCGCTTCCCGAATCATTGGAATCGATATCAACAAGGACAAATTCCCCAAGGCTAAAGAAATTGGTGTCACAGACTGTATCAATCCCAAGGATTTCCAGAAACCCATCAATGAAGTGATCTTTGACATGACTGGAGGGGACGGAGTAGAATATTCCTTTGAAGCCATTGGAAAATCTGAAACCATG CTGGCTGCCTTGAATTCCTGCCAATTAAATTATGGAAAGTGCTTCATTGTGGGAGTACCCGCTACGGATTCTGAGGTTACGTTTTCTCCAGGACTTCTCTTCTCGGGTCGCACTTGGAAAGGAACTCTATTTGGAG ACTGGAAAAGTAAAGATACGGTTCCTCTGTTGGTTTCGGATTTCATGAACAAAAGATTTAACCTAGATCCATTAATTACTCACATTTTACCCTTTGAGAAAATCAACGAAGGTTTTGATTTGCTTCACTCCGGAAAAAg CATCCGCTGCGTCCTGACGTTTTAA